The sequence below is a genomic window from Vespula pensylvanica isolate Volc-1 chromosome 1, ASM1446617v1, whole genome shotgun sequence.
GAAATCAAGATTTAACTTCATATTACAACTGGAGAAATAACGTGTACGCGttaatcgtagaaaaatagaaCGCGATTAAGAAGTTTTGACAATAGTTTACCTTACTACGACACTGTTCGGTTGTCTTGCGATCCTATCTACCTCTTCTATCGATATttgatctattttattatatacataaagacaCGGTAGATATACTCTATTTGCATTAATAACATCAATCAATTCATCCGCGCTACAGTCCTCCCGAAATAATACTTCcgcgttaaaaattttatattcatgtaatatcatttgaactaatttttcatcgactttGGTCAATGGACACGTCGAATTAAAAGCCAATCCACCTCCCTTTTTaatcttgaaatatatattaggttttttcttattaagtCGTATGCCAACAGattccaattctttttctaaaagttGTCGTTGTACGTCTTGTTTTGTCGCGTCCAGCATCATTAATACTAAATCCGCCGTTCTAGCGACAGCTATAACTTGTCTACCTCTTCCTTTACCctgaaaatatattgtacatgTATCGTATGAATTATATTCTACGTAAAGTTCATTGAagtaataattgatttttaccTGTGCAGCTCCCTCAATTATACCTGGTAAATCGAGCAATTGGATATTTGCACCTTTATATTCTATAACTCCAGGAATACAAGTTAAAGTAGTAAATTCGTACGATGCAGCTTCAGACTCCGTATGCGTTAATGTACTTAATAACGTAGATTTTCCCACAGATGGAAAGCCGATTAATGCTACTCTTGCATCGCCCGATTTCAATACATCAAaaccttctcccttctccgaCTTCTTTGCAGGCTCTAGTAGTTGTGATCTATATTTCGCTAATTTTGCCTTCAAAAGCCCTAAATGGTATTCCGTTGctacaaatataattcattactgttattaattataacttttattgatacgaaatattaatcgaaatatgAAAGTACAAAGACGAGAAAATACatggatttaaaaaatacggTTAGAAGGAGAACATCGAAATTTGATTTGACAAGTAAAAGACAaacctttatttttttgcgtTCTTGCGATTTCCTTTTCAATCtcagatattttttctaatatacccattgttaaataaaatattattatctacgTTAAAAAAACAACATTTGCCAAGTTATTAATCCGGTCAATTTTACACAAACGCGGCTATTTATTGGTTCCCTGTGCGCCTGTATGAACTCGGATGTactatattagatatttagatatgtatgcactatgcgtatatatgtatacataggtatatatatatatatatatatatacatacacacacatacacacgcgcacgcacacacatatttgcgcgcgcgcgcgccggTATGCGTAGGAACGTATTCGCCACATATGACTGCATATAAAACTATAGAGAAATAAAGCATAATCCGCATTTAACGATATCTCGAACGTGAATATATAGAGACGAGACAAAATGAGGCATATCGACCaatcgttgtcgtcgacgtCATGTGTACTTTACAACTATCTATTTCAAATTTAGATAGAGAAGTTACGATAGAATGGCTTATTTACGAACATGTTACGAActgtagaaaaattttctaatagcATGGCATCTCACAACTAAAGCAGACAACGGGGTGGAAAAGGGGAATAATAAAAGGCTATGTACAATGTGGATTTCCCTGTCTTGTTTTGTTATGATTTCTTTTGGGAATTCGAAACAGTCAACGGCGGGATAGATGTAATAAACTCGAACTTGGACGGCGTGttggaaaaaaacaaacaaaaacacgAGATGTCAATATTGTAAGagtataaaaacgaaatcatTAATCTAGTGTCTTATTTTTCGCAATATAAGTACGAGAAACGTAAAAGGGGCGAGCATTGCTCAGAGGGCCTTCTGCAGTATGCTCAGgatttataatacaaagatATTATGGCTGCAGGTGAGGCCAGCACTGCTAAGCCTCGTCAAGAAAAGCAGTACGATTACTTGTTAAAGTTCTTGTTGGTCGGTGACAGCGATGTTGGCAAACAAGAAATACTAAGTGGTCTGGAAGACGGTGCCGCCGAATCACCGTTTTGCAGTGGCAGtggtatttattttatcattttgacACAGATTTCGATAATTCTAACAGCttcctttacttcttttcttttggccTAACCTCTTGTCATATCTACGTGTCCAGTGTTATTTCATATTGACAATTGTTACTTTTAGCATATAAAACTACTACTATCCTGCTGGATGGGAAAAGAGTAAAATTGCAATTATGGGATACATCTGGACAAGGTAGATTTTGTACAATTATCAGGTCTTATTCGCGTGGAGCGCAAGGCATACTTTTGGTTTATGATATTACCAATAGATGGTCCTTCGATGGTATCGATAGATGGTTAAAGGAAGTCGaagaggtatatatatatatatatatatgtatatgtataatattaaaagctTATTAAATAAGATTAACGTTGTAAATTAACATTTGCGTCAGGCTAGCATGCTCTTATGTctggtttatatatatatatatagttcaaTCGTTATAGCATGCACCAGGTATACCAAAAATATTGGTCGGCAATCGGCTTCATTTGGCATTTAAAAGACAAGTGGGAGAACGAGACGCGGAGGCATATGCAGCTAAAAATCGAATGGCATTTTTTGAAGTGTCACCTCTATGCGATTTCAATATACGAGAAAGTTTTTCAGAACTTTCTCGTATGGCCTTACATCGTAATGGCATGGAGAGGTTGTGGAGATCGAATAAAGGTATTACTTTTATTCCTTATAACGTATCTCCGCTACATTGCGCTTAGTAGTAATTTTGcgcttaaaataatatattttcttcgtcataGTTCCCAGTCTTCAAGAACTCGCATGCCGTGCAATAGTTGCAAGAACAACGGTATATGGAATCGATCAACTTCCATTGCCTAAGTCTATTAAATCACATTTGAAATCATATGCAATGACTACAACCTCGCAACATCGGTATAATGGCACTCGCATGCGTAGCACTAGTAAAAGCTTAAGTTCGCATCAAAGGAAATTACGTTTTGTTGGAGTGGGCCATAATGGACTATCCACACCGGGCAACTCTCCTGGTAGTATGACAGATTCTCGGACAAGTTGTGTAGGTCGTAATTCCTGTACAATATCTTGAGATTAAAGCTCAGGTTGCAGTTATGTTTAAACATGCAACGTGATATCAAAGTTCTTCCATTCCTGTTACATTACATACCCTGTTCTGATTAAGAATATGGCAATGTAACTTTGTGCAGAATGAGATATAAATACATCATTGATGGGATATCTCTTGGGTAAAAACAATTTAAGAGATCAAAGACCtcattttaatgttattactattgttattcgTACAAAAAAAATGGTTTTGGTGTCTTATACACCATGTTTCCTCAAGTTTGTGGTTTACcaaaatatctataatgaTAACATCGAGCTTAAATAACGGCAGTGTATTGCGAGTAATTATATCGGTGCCATTTGTTAGACAAACCTGAGACGAATTTTGACATCtgctaaaaaataattgatataattaaatacgtCTTTTTATGATGCCGATCATTAAATACAAGTGGTTTTTGATAATGAAATGAGATATGTGCGAGACAAAACAGTATGTATAACAATGCACAGACTTcaagtatatctatattttattaacgtcgATTTTATTGTACTTTTGGCTGTTGATatgaaatttactttttcaGAAAAACATCTCTGCATAGAACTTTTGTTAAGacgaaataatatcattataaagGATAcctaatatatagaaatatattgttaaaaagaaaatttttttaataataattttaaatatattctctctatGTATAACTGCAACATACTTTTGATAAATAGTATTGATGTAAACTAtacgtattttttaaaaattgcaaTATTTGTGCATAATCATATTGTATCTCTATTATTTATGCatgatttttcattctaaTAACTGATTTTGaccataaatatttaataatctaacATCATATTTCATCATTATGTTAATGAATTGACAGAATAATAGTTTTACCAGAGgcattaaaatattgaaagaagatcgatttaaaaaatgttgtttTAGCAGCAATGTGtacattgtatttttttcttgacaatttttttattctaggACATAgtgtgaaatatatttatactatatagGATTTAACTaaattatctatgtatataaaatgacTATAtgatttaacattattttatatataaataaacattttttgtgTTTCATTGTCTGGGAGATTGTAATAAAACTagtgatatataaatttatacaacaGACATACCTAATACATGAACTgtttaaagaatatattattttcccaATCTCAAAGATCGCTATTCCTTCAAATGTAAAAACGtatttgtaaaagaattatatcgttgtaaatcgataaaatagagTTGactgtattattattgtatatattttggttctagaataataaatcattggTAGtactgaaaatatttaatgagagGGGCcatgaagaaacaaaaaaaaaatgtgtgatCATGAACAAAATCCTATTCTTTGTTTATGTTAAAAGGAAGTCCCTCATTGAACATCAATGctgtataaaacaaatatatcttCAAACTTGATAATTGTATTTTgcctcttttctatttttatttttaaataaaaatgtataaataaataaaatgcataAACATTTATATGCGTAATTATCAAAGCAATGTTAATAGTTTAATAAAACTGTGCTTAATTGAGCATTTTACGAAAAATGTTCAAACATTTCACTTTCCCTCGTTAAAagtgttttaataaaatagaacgcAACCCAGAGCAATGATAAACAACTTTAGTGCatccatttaaaaatgaactttttctttttttttttttttttttaaacattatttgacaaattttattatttctttcaacatGCTCTCTTGCAtgatatacacacgtatatacatgcatacatgcatacgtacgtacgtacgtcatagctacatacgtacatacatatgcatacacacacatatatatatataaatatatacgcatatatataatactgtataattatataatagtaacTTTAATATTGCACGTAAAAGTTTCGTACGttcattgttatattatattttgcatCAAAGTTATAGAATATGTAAATGatgttccttttattttcagaGACTTGTTGAAAGAATCTTTTTCGATATGATTAATTgagtataatatgtaataacaaTTGCTTTCCATAACAACTACTTCATTTGTTTAACGTACAGAGTTATGATTTCTAACAAACATTTTATCTCTAATAGATTCTAATTTTTATGTGTATTTCATTCCATAAATGTGTGACATATAAAAAACAATGCTGTGCATTTAAATTGATTCAGCATTAGTAAATCAACTTAATACttttacttaatatttaataacaattcatGCTGTcattaaagtaatatttaatcatgTCTATGCTCGAAGAAGGACGCGTCGACGAAGAGAGTATTTCACGCTTGTCTACTCAAGAATACGATCCTGTACCTCCACaattgaaaaaagtaaatgaattattaaaatccaTAAGTACGCAGTTGGAAGACTGTGCTTTAGAATGTCAAGCCAAAGTTTCGCATCaacaatggaaaatatttagcTCAAAAACTGTTATACACGAACCTTGGGAAGAATCCATATTAGctagaacatttttttctgaaaaaatcTTGGATGAAACCTTTCAAAACTTACTTTCATgcaataaatcttttttggAGCAACTTAACGATTTCATTGGCAAGCAAACAGAAGAACTTATATCGAGAGCTATAATtttctgaaaatatatttaattatacaaattaacataaatttttacagTGCTCCTACAAAATAAGCAATCTAATCTATCAATCTCGGAAAAACAAGATGTACCAAGGTACTGCCCAGATATAACTGCGAGTCAAATATCAATGTGCAAGCCAATTGCAGAAACGCTCGATCTCTCGTTACTAAACTATACGAACTCAAatgttttaagaaaagaaggaaaccaCTTTCATACTCATTTGCTTGGAATTAATAATTCGTTTGCTGATGTTATCAAGGCtaaaatcaattttgataCTAAGTTTTTAGGATTTGAAGCAGTATTACATAAAACATCAACTACATCACCAAGTGATATTTCTTGTCTTTGCAAAATTTGTTCAAATGTAATGAtatgtgataaaaataattatttatatattatgccTTATATCACGTATGTgtcgtgcgcgcgcgtgtgcgtgtatgtatgtgcgtgtgtgtatatatatatatatatgctgaattgtaaattattttacaataggGTAGTGTCAGACAGAAgaggaaaataggaaaaatgatttcggataagaaacaaaagaagataaacgatcgaataagaaaacaaacgaaaatatcAAAGCGGAAACGAAGTACTAGACCTAAAAGAAATCTTATTCCAAGACAAGGAAAAAACCAGTCTGCATCTCTTGGCGATGGTGATCGATCGAATGCAATatgtaaaaggaagaaagaaatgatgtcactatgatttttatttacatatatacattatttgaTATGATGTAtggaataatatgaaataaaaaagaaactttacaAGATTACGATTactcataaaattaaaaaatttaatagaaacgtCTGTGTGTagagtatttatttaataaaataatataatataagcgattataaataataaattaatttttaagatgtatttttattaaatttttgtgaAAATTATGGGTAATTTTACATCGGAATAATCCACATAACACTCtgttatacatttaaaaaattataattttctactaTTATGCTAGGtactaatttttgtttatgtaATAGCGTTAATtggaattattttgtttaacaaTGAAATTGTAGCACTACGTCTACGTATAcggatttttatcgatcgaattatttttaatttttgattgtTTGATTTAATATCGCAATTCTCACACAAAGAATActaaaacaattataatacaaaacaatattttctgtGTGTTTAAACATAAATTgcttaaattaaattaaaagctTTGAAACAAATTACacatcaattttataaaatacaaatatttaaataaatcatttttttatcatactaATCTTACTGACATGTGATATTAATCTATTCAATTCGCACCTTATAGGTGATTTACGATGTTACTTTTTAAAAGCGTATGCAATAATCACTTAGATACAAGGAGTATCCATATATCTATTGTACGtaaaactagaaaaaaattgataaaatattaatctaataacggaaaaattgaaagattttctacgtatttttattgatatatattatcccATGtgtaaattttgattttgtatagaagaaaaagaaaaaagatgcgTATGCGTGCGCGGgcgcgcgtatatatacatacatacatacatacatacatacatacatacatacatatgtatataaaataaatatataaaaaataataaaaatagttttaatatttaaataaaaataactatgtCAAATAAGATCGATACGGGTCTAATATTTTTGGGATATATTCGTTTTCAACAGTACAcgctataaataaaaaaaaaaaaaaaaataatacagtaacaataataaagtatttagaaataataacacAAAATGATTTAATGTGTACATTTTTGAAACTTATTGATTTTCTAATTACCTATTGATTctaatatagatttttttttaaaaacaaatatctgccatattacatatacataatacaacTTGTTATTGctacttttgaaaaatacaCCTTTTGAATACAATCATAAAGAGTAAGACACTTCCCGTGGTTGTGCCTAAAATgggaatttttatattgaaaaatgatatttcaaaagaattttaaaaagtggaagaatataagataaaagagGCATTTTCCAATTAAAAGGCACATGTAATGACAcattgatgatgataaaataattgcaGATTTTTAACAAGTATGATTATATAGTGTTTTTGTAATTGGAAAATGCCTGAAGATATTTGATAGTTTTttctaaaaacattttttaaagagtaacaagtaattagaaattttgttatatgtttgtaatttcaaatgtaacaaaagagaaatattttacaaaaaacatTACTAATTATCAAGGTTTTTTATGCAAactataaaggaaaaagaacgttAATAGCATTGGTTAgtatttcattttgataataaaagaaatgttctaTCACTGTCTGCATTATGATTGAAGTATTTAATCAACATTGTAATACAGATGCATACACCCTTTTTTCATTGACAcatttaaagattttaatatatatacatatacatatccatacatatgtacgtacatgtgtatgtatatgtatgtgtgtgagtgtgtgtgtatatcttttttgttttgtttcccttttccttctcatcATACCATTCTTATATCAATAAACTACGAATCGAAACAAATTCTAATAATCATATGCATGGATGTTTTGAATTACTGAAATTAAATTCTCTCTTGTGTTATTACGTAAATTTTCTCTTGGCTACTTCACACATTAGATGTTCAAATACAAttcaaatataacattttcacTGCAATATGTTCATAACTATTTAAGCAAGCAGATCTCATAAATATccttaaaataatgaataacagattttttttgctgaaaaagaggaaagaataatatagaatttattaaaaaataagatatttcaaTAGAGACATATAATATagtgatataattatcatattgtGCAAGTGACATTCTATGTTTCTACATTAATTAGCATTCATTTACGAAGTTACgaaattttaacatttaaaagGGATAAGATAAAATCACTTACAATAAAAACCAAACTGCACAATAGGTATTCTATGTAATTCTAAATATcggtaataatataatatatattgtattattattttcttatcatttaattCTGTTTTTAAAAGTTTCAAAAGGGTagattaaataacaataaacatACCAGAATCTTATGAGATTGTTTCATGTAACAATGACAAAGAAGTTAGTCTTCGTTGTAGAATATATGAATATCAAATAATCAACAACAACGGTTTTAATTGACAAAAagtatcaattaatttattttaataatgtgcCTTAcacaatgaatatttatataaataattgttctaattaaatatctcTCATTGAGGCACTCTACTCGTCAAATTTATAGTTATGATCAAAAATGTTGGATATACCGACCAATATGGTACATACCATATATTATATgtcagaaataaaaagtatcgtgtgtatgtatgtgtgtgtgtagtagtagtagtagagatATATAGTGGACATAACTCAAATTTAACCAGATTTTCAtccttaaatataaaatgaacgGATATCTTATACAAATATGAAGAGAATTTTAAGACCAAGGACTTTTATGAGATCTGTATGCTGGGACagagaaaatatgaatttagAGAGACAATATAGGAAAAGCATGGATTTCACCTGAATTCATAGATTTGTATACTGTGTTCTGGAACGTGCCTTAAATTCAATGATTGATAcctaaaatgataataaataatctaataatagaaatgttcattaaattaataacatatgtataaacgtataatgcttttcattaaattatattatacaacagTGAAAATCTGAGACCTTGATCGATCTTAcgaaagtacatacatattttatttcatagttTCATTATAGCGAGACATTTGTTATAATAGA
It includes:
- the LOC122630267 gene encoding developmentally-regulated GTP-binding protein 2, encoding MGILEKISEIEKEIARTQKNKATEYHLGLLKAKLAKYRSQLLEPAKKSEKGEGFDVLKSGDARVALIGFPSVGKSTLLSTLTHTESEAASYEFTTLTCIPGVIEYKGANIQLLDLPGIIEGAAQGKGRGRQVIAVARTADLVLMMLDATKQDVQRQLLEKELESVGIRLNKKKPNIYFKIKKGGGLAFNSTCPLTKVDEKLVQMILHEYKIFNAEVLFREDCSADELIDVINANRVYLPCLYVYNKIDQISIEEVDRIARQPNSVVVSCNMKLNLDFLLETLWEYLSLIRVYTKKPGQPPDFDDGLILRKGVTVEHVCHSIHRTLAQQFKYALVWGTSTKYSPQRVGLQHIMHDEDVIQIVKK
- the LOC122629408 gene encoding ras-related protein Rab-40C: MAAGEASTAKPRQEKQYDYLLKFLLVGDSDVGKQEILSGLEDGAAESPFCSGSAYKTTTILLDGKRVKLQLWDTSGQGRFCTIIRSYSRGAQGILLVYDITNRWSFDGIDRWLKEVEEHAPGIPKILVGNRLHLAFKRQVGERDAEAYAAKNRMAFFEVSPLCDFNIRESFSELSRMALHRNGMERLWRSNKVPSLQELACRAIVARTTVYGIDQLPLPKSIKSHLKSYAMTTTSQHRYNGTRMRSTSKSLSSHQRKLRFVGVGHNGLSTPGNSPGSMTDSRTSCVGRNSCTIS
- the LOC122630594 gene encoding uncharacterized protein LOC122630594, with the translated sequence MSMLEEGRVDEESISRLSTQEYDPVPPQLKKVNELLKSISTQLEDCALECQAKVSHQQWKIFSSKTVIHEPWEESILARTFFSEKILDETFQNLLSCNKSFLEQLNDFIVLLQNKQSNLSISEKQDVPRYCPDITASQISMCKPIAETLDLSLLNYTNSNVLRKEGNHFHTHLLGINNSFADVIKAKINFDTKFLGFEAVLHKTSTTSPSDISCLCKICSNGSVRQKRKIGKMISDKKQKKINDRIRKQTKISKRKRSTRPKRNLIPRQGKNQSASLGDGDRSNAICKRKKEMMSL